A genomic segment from Sulfitobacter indolifex encodes:
- a CDS encoding RidA family protein — MQRRAVNPWDWSLKLGYNQAEVIEGPRRQLICAGQTAVDGQGKPQHPNDMRAQIALALDNLEAVLAGADMSLGDVIRLGVYATDVDEALKNFDLLGMRFGPLNCAPPMTLLGVTRLALPGLLFEIEATAAA; from the coding sequence ATGCAACGCAGAGCCGTAAATCCGTGGGACTGGTCCTTGAAGCTGGGATACAATCAGGCAGAAGTCATTGAAGGGCCGCGGCGGCAGCTTATTTGTGCTGGCCAGACGGCTGTAGACGGGCAGGGCAAGCCCCAGCATCCGAACGACATGCGCGCGCAGATTGCTTTGGCGCTGGACAACCTTGAGGCCGTGCTGGCCGGAGCGGATATGTCGCTTGGAGATGTTATCCGGCTTGGGGTCTATGCCACGGATGTGGACGAGGCGTTGAAGAACTTCGACCTGCTGGGCATGCGTTTCGGGCCGCTAAACTGCGCACCGCCGATGACGCTTCTGGGGGTGACGCGTTTGGCTCTTCCGGGTTTGCTCTTTGAGATCGAGGCGACAGCGGCGGCCTAG
- a CDS encoding ankyrin repeat domain-containing protein, translated as MARTGWADYGFKKEDDPSYKELLEVGAWLAEGDLSNLEFALEVVDSFPHGEDSWLNSSWICHAVGSGSVASVKWMIEKGVDLSPKKTGGFPPLMECLDDLVQNRHRILELLIEAGADLNQRGINGWTPLHLAAMRDDETAMRMLLEAGSDRSVTTLCDDDANAEDEARNLGHIRSADFISNFEV; from the coding sequence ATGGCCAGAACAGGTTGGGCAGATTACGGATTTAAGAAGGAGGATGACCCTTCATACAAAGAACTGTTGGAGGTTGGAGCCTGGCTTGCAGAGGGAGATTTGTCTAACCTCGAATTTGCGTTGGAAGTGGTCGACAGTTTTCCACACGGCGAGGATAGCTGGCTTAACAGCAGCTGGATTTGTCACGCAGTTGGAAGCGGGTCTGTAGCATCTGTTAAATGGATGATTGAAAAGGGCGTAGATCTAAGCCCTAAAAAGACGGGAGGCTTTCCACCGTTGATGGAATGCCTCGACGACTTGGTTCAAAACAGACATCGGATCCTTGAACTACTGATTGAGGCGGGAGCCGATCTAAATCAACGTGGGATCAACGGTTGGACGCCGCTGCATCTGGCGGCAATGCGGGACGACGAAACGGCGATGCGCATGCTTCTTGAAGCTGGTTCAGACAGGTCCGTTACGACGCTTTGTGACGACGATGCCAACGCCGAAGACGAGGCGCGGAATCTCGGTCACATCAGATCAGCCGATTTTATTTCAAATTTCGAAGTCTGA